Proteins encoded in a region of the Pseudomonas denitrificans (nom. rej.) genome:
- a CDS encoding class I SAM-dependent methyltransferase — MAERIRADSAHITPSAHYTGYVWYRHQLADPAFATAFGRWVHGCVAPINWGARIGFGLNIEDFLLQRHLLIDARLTQAIELRGVTQVVEIACGLSPRGRRFRERYPQLTYIEADLPPMAARKSALLQEQGWLDGKHRVRAVDILAEQGEQSLAALFSELDRDRPVAVITEGLVNYFQRPVIEGFWRRLAAALRVFPEATYLTELYPDLREHPRYRQIRWGVGLIGRLTRGGYPLHYRSAGEIEQAFSGCGFGRVAVLDPQLDGAGLGLPKGRMPSLVRVIEARV, encoded by the coding sequence ATGGCTGAACGGATCCGGGCCGACAGCGCCCACATCACCCCCAGCGCGCACTACACCGGTTACGTCTGGTATCGCCACCAACTGGCCGATCCGGCGTTCGCCACGGCTTTCGGCCGCTGGGTGCATGGCTGCGTGGCGCCGATCAACTGGGGCGCGCGGATCGGCTTCGGGCTGAATATCGAAGACTTCCTGTTACAACGTCACCTGCTGATCGATGCCCGGCTGACCCAGGCGATCGAATTGCGTGGTGTGACCCAGGTGGTGGAGATCGCCTGTGGGCTTTCGCCCCGTGGCCGGCGCTTCCGCGAGCGCTATCCCCAGCTGACTTATATTGAAGCCGACCTGCCGCCGATGGCGGCGCGCAAGTCTGCGCTGCTGCAGGAACAGGGCTGGCTGGACGGCAAGCATCGCGTGCGGGCCGTGGATATCCTCGCCGAACAGGGCGAGCAAAGCCTGGCTGCGCTGTTCTCCGAGCTGGACCGCGACCGCCCGGTGGCGGTGATTACCGAGGGGCTGGTGAACTACTTTCAGCGCCCGGTGATCGAGGGCTTCTGGCGCCGTCTGGCGGCCGCCCTGCGGGTGTTCCCGGAAGCGACCTACCTGACCGAACTGTACCCCGACCTGCGCGAACACCCGCGCTACCGGCAGATCCGCTGGGGCGTCGGGTTGATCGGCCGGCTGACCCGTGGCGGCTATCCGCTGCATTACCGCAGTGCCGGCGAGATCGAGCAGGCGTTCAGCGGCTGCGGGTTCGGTCGGGTGGCTGTGCTCGATCCGCAGTTGGATGGCGCGGGGCTGGGGTTGCCCAAGGGGCGGATGCCGAGCCTGGTGCGGGTGATCGAAGCACGGGTGTAG
- a CDS encoding alpha/beta fold hydrolase: MRYRTDYSAQSLTTAPAVLELDGWQLHYQAFSSREDDTRPPVLLLGGAFQSFRSFASEVSELLAGHPVILLDLPSQGGNLQLAPELSLEDLADLIAAFAQTLQLPPLMPIGLSYGSALAALFAARHPARCGRLLLAGITAFGRPGARALLVEALARLELGEQTPFAHGVLTGLINPLRLADTGVSPVFRKALLRQLQRLTPAEIERYRQNSQRLLAFGGFDRHPQCPTLVLAGEYDHFTQPWEHAEFAHACADAEFALIHNADHLAQFERRDACARLYNPFLRGEALPRSAAGSTRFQRQQLLHLERRFEPRLAPADTRAVLRNGEGGEWRCELAELGYFGGLVRVELPADRPARGWKLAAAGLPELDILPLRYCGDGLAFIFAHGDPQASAALAAMVVPMQQGACAA, encoded by the coding sequence ATGCGCTATCGCACCGATTACAGCGCCCAGTCCCTGACCACCGCCCCGGCGGTGCTGGAACTGGACGGTTGGCAACTGCACTACCAGGCCTTCTCTTCACGGGAGGATGACACCCGCCCGCCGGTCCTGCTGCTGGGCGGCGCGTTCCAGAGCTTCCGCTCCTTCGCCAGCGAGGTCTCGGAGCTGCTCGCCGGGCACCCGGTGATCCTGCTCGACCTGCCCAGCCAGGGCGGCAACCTGCAACTGGCGCCAGAGCTGAGCCTGGAGGACCTGGCCGACCTGATCGCCGCCTTTGCGCAAACCCTGCAGCTGCCGCCGCTGATGCCCATCGGGCTGTCCTACGGCTCGGCGCTGGCCGCGCTGTTCGCCGCCCGCCACCCGGCGCGCTGCGGCCGCCTGCTGCTGGCCGGCATCACCGCCTTCGGCCGCCCCGGCGCCCGCGCGCTGCTGGTGGAGGCCCTGGCGCGCCTGGAACTGGGCGAGCAGACGCCTTTCGCCCACGGCGTGCTGACCGGCCTGATCAACCCGCTGCGCCTGGCCGATACGGGCGTTTCCCCGGTATTCCGCAAGGCCCTGCTGCGCCAACTGCAGCGCCTGACCCCGGCGGAGATCGAACGCTACCGGCAGAACAGCCAGCGCCTGCTGGCCTTCGGCGGCTTCGACCGCCACCCGCAGTGCCCGACCCTGGTGCTGGCTGGCGAGTACGACCACTTCACCCAGCCCTGGGAGCATGCCGAATTTGCCCACGCCTGCGCGGACGCCGAGTTCGCGCTGATTCACAACGCCGACCACCTGGCGCAGTTCGAGCGCCGCGATGCCTGCGCGCGGCTGTACAACCCGTTCCTGCGCGGTGAAGCACTGCCGCGCAGCGCCGCCGGTAGCACACGCTTCCAGCGCCAGCAGCTGCTGCACCTGGAACGCCGCTTCGAACCGCGTCTGGCGCCGGCCGACACCCGCGCCGTGCTGCGCAACGGCGAAGGTGGCGAATGGCGCTGCGAGCTGGCGGAGCTGGGGTATTTCGGCGGACTGGTCCGCGTCGAGCTGCCGGCAGATCGCCCGGCGCGCGGCTGGAAGCTGGCCGCCGCGGGCCTGCCGGAACTGGATATCCTGCCGCTGCGCTACTGCGGCGATGGGTTGGCCTTCATCTTCGCCCACGGCGACCCGCAGGCCAGCGCGGCGCTGGCGGCAATGGTGGTGCCGATGCAGCAGGGCGCGTGCGCGGCTTGA